A region from the Streptomyces lydicus genome encodes:
- a CDS encoding cell division protein FtsQ/DivIB: MAGPATARRGEKKSPSGPPSAAPPSATGWRRVRIPLRAPGRRSLIIITIVAVLLGAFGVWALYASNWLRVERVEATGTRVLTPHEVVAAARAPMNEPLVSVDTDALARRLRARLPRIKTVDVERSWPHTIGLKVTERMPELLMRTGGKFVEVDAEGVRFATVRTAPRGVPLLEMTVSDSSSLHRFGADRLRRAAVEVTQDLPTAVRKDLRKVRVRSYDAVTLELTGGRTVAWGSREEGAEKAKVLTALLKAAHGGRHFDVSVPSAPAVSGS, translated from the coding sequence GTGGCCGGACCGGCAACCGCCCGACGCGGCGAGAAGAAGTCACCGTCCGGCCCGCCCTCCGCCGCGCCACCGAGCGCGACGGGATGGCGGCGGGTGCGCATCCCCCTCCGCGCGCCGGGCCGCCGCAGTCTGATCATCATCACGATCGTCGCGGTGCTGCTCGGCGCGTTCGGCGTCTGGGCGCTCTACGCCTCGAACTGGCTCCGGGTGGAACGCGTTGAGGCCACCGGCACCCGCGTGCTGACGCCGCATGAAGTCGTCGCCGCGGCACGCGCCCCGATGAACGAGCCGTTGGTCTCCGTGGACACCGACGCGCTCGCCCGGCGGCTGCGGGCGCGGCTGCCGCGCATCAAGACCGTGGACGTCGAGCGGTCCTGGCCGCACACAATCGGTCTGAAGGTGACCGAAAGAATGCCGGAACTGCTGATGCGAACGGGCGGAAAGTTTGTCGAAGTGGACGCCGAGGGCGTCCGGTTCGCCACCGTCCGCACCGCCCCCCGAGGCGTTCCGCTTCTGGAAATGACCGTTTCCGACTCTTCAAGTCTGCACCGGTTCGGAGCCGACCGGTTGCGGCGGGCCGCGGTCGAGGTCACCCAGGATCTGCCCACGGCCGTGCGCAAGGACCTGCGCAAGGTCCGTGTACGGTCCTACGACGCCGTCACCCTCGAACTGACCGGCGGCCGCACGGTCGCGTGGGGCAGCCGCGAAGAGGGCGCCGAAAAGGCAAAGGTGCTGACCGCGCTGCTGAAAGCGGCGCACGGCGGGCGCCACTTCGACGTCTCGGTCCCCAGTGCCCCTGCGGTATCCGGGAGTTGA
- the ftsZ gene encoding cell division protein FtsZ, which yields MAAPQNYLAVIKVVGIGGGGVNAINRMIEVGLKGVEFIAINTDAQALLMSDADVKLDVGREMTRGLGAGANPDVGRKAAEDHREEIEEVLKGADMVFVTAGEGGGTGTGGAPVVANIARSLGALTIGVVTRPFTFEGRRRANQAEDGIAQLREEVDTLIVIPNDRLLSISDRQVSVLDAFKSADQVLLSGVQGITDLITTPGLINLDFADVKSVMSEAGSALMGIGSARGDDRAVAAAEMAISSPLLEASIDGARGVLLSISGGSDLGLFEINEAAQLVSEAAHPEANIIFGAVIDDALGDEVRVTVIAAGFDGGQPPARRDAQSALSSQKREEPAPAPSRPATPPEPRSSSFGGLGSVPVRDEEPAPAESSSSSSLGEVPSSPASAPQVPPARPYSDSAAEELDVPDFLK from the coding sequence GTGGCAGCACCGCAGAACTACCTCGCAGTCATCAAGGTCGTCGGCATCGGCGGCGGTGGCGTGAACGCCATCAACCGGATGATCGAGGTCGGGCTCAAGGGCGTCGAGTTCATCGCGATCAACACCGATGCGCAGGCGCTGCTGATGAGCGACGCCGACGTCAAGCTCGACGTCGGCCGCGAAATGACGCGCGGGCTCGGCGCCGGCGCCAACCCGGATGTGGGTCGCAAGGCGGCCGAGGACCACCGCGAGGAGATCGAGGAGGTCCTCAAGGGGGCCGACATGGTCTTCGTGACCGCGGGTGAGGGCGGCGGCACCGGTACCGGCGGCGCACCCGTCGTCGCCAACATCGCCCGCTCGCTGGGCGCCCTGACGATCGGTGTGGTCACCCGCCCGTTCACCTTCGAGGGCCGCCGTCGTGCCAACCAGGCCGAGGACGGCATCGCGCAGCTGCGCGAAGAGGTCGACACCCTCATCGTGATCCCCAACGACCGGCTGCTGTCCATCTCGGACCGCCAGGTGAGCGTGCTCGACGCGTTCAAGTCCGCGGACCAGGTGCTGCTGTCGGGTGTCCAGGGCATCACCGACCTGATCACCACACCGGGCCTGATCAACCTCGACTTCGCCGACGTCAAGTCCGTGATGTCGGAGGCCGGTTCCGCGCTCATGGGCATCGGCTCGGCACGCGGCGACGACCGTGCGGTGGCCGCCGCGGAGATGGCGATCTCCTCGCCGCTCCTGGAGGCCTCCATCGACGGCGCCCGCGGGGTGCTGCTCTCCATCTCCGGCGGTTCCGACCTCGGTCTCTTCGAGATCAACGAGGCAGCGCAGCTGGTCAGCGAGGCCGCCCACCCGGAAGCCAACATCATCTTCGGTGCGGTCATCGACGACGCGCTGGGCGACGAGGTCCGGGTGACGGTCATCGCCGCGGGCTTCGACGGCGGTCAGCCGCCGGCCCGCCGCGATGCCCAGTCGGCGCTGTCATCCCAAAAGCGCGAAGAGCCCGCCCCGGCCCCGAGCCGTCCGGCCACCCCGCCGGAGCCGCGTTCGTCGTCCTTCGGCGGACTGGGTTCGGTTCCGGTGCGCGACGAGGAGCCGGCCCCGGCCGAGTCCTCCTCTTCCTCCTCGCTGGGCGAGGTCCCGTCGTCCCCGGCGAGCGCTCCGCAGGTTCCCCCGGCCCGTCCGTACTCGGACTCCGCGGCCGAGGAACTCGACGTCCCCGACTTCCTGAAGTGA
- the ftsW gene encoding putative lipid II flippase FtsW, whose translation MTARSAKPAPSRPRRPSAVRPPRAGRTPGGPRGLHTRLKRAWDRPLTAYYLILGGSLLITVLGLVMVYSASQIKALQSGLAPTYFFRKQLLAAVLGGGLLLAASRMTVRLHRTLAYPLLAVSVFLMCLVQIPGIGVAVNGNQNWINLGGPFQMQPSEFGKLALVLWGADLLARKQDKRLLVHWKHLLVPLIPVAFLLLGLIMLGGDMGTAIILTAILFGLLWLAGAPTRLFVGVLGSAALIGALLIKTSANRMSRLACIGATDPGPGDQCWQAVHGIYALASGGFFGSGLGASMEKWGELPEPHTDFIFAITGEELGLAGTLSVLALFAALGYAGIRVAGRTEDPFVRYAAGGVTTWITAQAVINIGAVLGLLPIAGVPLPLFSYGGSALLPTMFAIGLLIAFARDEPAARAALSARSARKPVFGRRQAGVRWKTMRRRVKRRPSGER comes from the coding sequence ATGACGGCCCGATCGGCGAAGCCGGCCCCGTCGCGTCCGCGCCGGCCCTCCGCGGTGCGCCCGCCGCGTGCCGGCCGCACACCGGGCGGCCCCCGGGGGCTCCACACTCGCCTCAAACGGGCCTGGGACCGCCCGCTGACCGCCTACTACCTGATCCTCGGCGGCAGTCTGCTGATCACCGTCCTGGGGCTGGTGATGGTCTACTCGGCGTCCCAGATCAAGGCGCTGCAGTCCGGCCTCGCCCCGACGTACTTCTTCCGCAAGCAGCTGCTGGCCGCCGTCCTGGGCGGCGGGCTGCTGCTGGCCGCCTCCCGGATGACGGTTCGGCTGCACCGCACGCTGGCCTATCCGCTGCTCGCCGTCTCCGTGTTCCTGATGTGCCTGGTGCAGATCCCGGGCATAGGGGTCGCGGTCAACGGCAACCAGAACTGGATCAACCTCGGCGGCCCTTTCCAGATGCAACCGAGCGAGTTCGGCAAGCTCGCGCTGGTGCTGTGGGGCGCCGATCTGCTGGCCCGCAAACAGGACAAGCGGCTGCTGGTGCACTGGAAGCATCTGCTGGTGCCGCTGATCCCGGTGGCGTTCCTGCTGCTCGGGCTGATCATGCTCGGCGGCGACATGGGCACCGCGATCATTCTCACGGCGATCCTCTTCGGGCTGCTGTGGCTGGCCGGTGCGCCGACCCGGCTGTTCGTGGGGGTGCTGGGCAGCGCCGCGCTGATCGGGGCGCTGCTGATCAAGACCAGCGCCAACCGGATGTCCCGGCTGGCCTGCATCGGCGCGACCGACCCGGGCCCCGGCGACCAGTGCTGGCAGGCCGTGCACGGCATCTACGCACTGGCCTCCGGCGGATTCTTCGGTTCGGGCCTGGGCGCCAGTATGGAAAAATGGGGAGAACTCCCCGAACCGCACACCGACTTCATCTTCGCCATCACCGGGGAGGAACTGGGTCTGGCGGGGACGCTGTCGGTACTCGCCCTCTTCGCGGCTCTAGGCTATGCGGGTATCCGCGTGGCCGGACGCACGGAGGACCCCTTCGTACGGTACGCCGCGGGAGGCGTGACCACCTGGATCACGGCGCAGGCCGTGATCAACATCGGTGCGGTGCTCGGCCTGTTGCCGATCGCCGGTGTCCCGCTCCCGCTGTTCTCCTACGGAGGTTCGGCCCTGCTGCCGACGATGTTCGCCATCGGGCTGCTGATCGCCTTCGCGCGTGACGAGCCCGCTGCGCGGGCGGCGTTGTCGGCCCGGTCGGCGCGGAAGCCGGTCTTCGGCAGAAGGCAGGCTGGGGTGAGATGGAAGACGATGAGACGGCGCGTCAAGAGGCGGCCGTCCGGAGAGCGGTGA
- a CDS encoding cell division protein SepF gives MAGAMRKMAVYLGLVEDDGYDGRGFDPDDEFEPELDPEPDRGRRQQHAVQAEIPPEREEPVRAVTPPAQREPAPLAAENGRPARIAPVASITPERPNLEKNAPVIMPKVVSEREPYRITTLHPRTYNEARTIGEHFREGTPVIMNLTEMDDTDAKRLVDFAAGLVFGLHGSIERVTQKVFLLSPANVDVTAEDKARIAEGGFFNQS, from the coding sequence ATGGCCGGCGCGATGCGCAAGATGGCGGTCTACCTCGGCCTCGTGGAGGACGATGGGTACGACGGCCGGGGGTTCGACCCCGATGACGAGTTCGAGCCCGAGCTTGACCCGGAGCCCGACCGGGGGCGGCGTCAACAGCACGCGGTGCAGGCCGAAATTCCCCCCGAAAGGGAGGAACCCGTCCGTGCCGTGACACCTCCGGCGCAACGTGAACCGGCCCCGCTCGCCGCGGAAAACGGACGACCCGCGCGAATCGCCCCCGTGGCATCCATCACACCCGAACGTCCAAATCTGGAGAAGAACGCACCGGTGATCATGCCCAAGGTTGTGTCCGAGCGGGAGCCCTACCGCATCACCACGCTCCACCCCCGGACCTACAACGAAGCCCGTACCATCGGGGAACACTTCCGTGAGGGCACTCCGGTGATCATGAATCTCACGGAGATGGACGATACTGATGCGAAGCGACTTGTCGACTTTGCTGCCGGTTTGGTGTTTGGTCTTCACGGCAGCATCGAGCGGGTGACGCAGAAGGTGTTCCTGTTGTCGCCTGCTAACGTCGATGTCACGGCGGAGGACAAGGCCCGTATCGCAGAGGGCGGGTTCTTCAACCAGAGCTGA
- the pgeF gene encoding peptidoglycan editing factor PgeF, translated as MIGQQHHESGAHFAFTDRWGGVSAAPYDQLNLGGAVGDDPRAVYANRTRAAAELGLDPAAVVWMHQVHGREVAVVDGPWHGDDIPGVDAVVTGRRGLALAVLTADCTPVLLADPVAGIAGAAHAGRPGLVAGVVPAVVEAMVEQGAVPARIVAYTGPAICGRCYEVPEAMRSDVAAVVPEARAVTGWGTPAVDVTAGVRAQLAAAGVRVREDSHICTRESADHFSYRRDRTTGRLASYVWLGDTPGPRLGEAEL; from the coding sequence GTGATAGGGCAACAGCACCACGAGAGCGGCGCGCACTTCGCCTTCACCGACAGGTGGGGCGGGGTGAGCGCCGCTCCGTACGATCAGCTCAACCTGGGCGGCGCGGTCGGCGACGACCCCCGGGCCGTATACGCCAACCGCACGCGGGCCGCCGCGGAACTCGGCCTCGACCCGGCCGCGGTGGTCTGGATGCACCAGGTGCACGGCCGCGAGGTCGCGGTGGTGGACGGGCCGTGGCACGGCGACGACATCCCCGGTGTCGACGCGGTGGTGACCGGCCGCCGGGGCCTCGCGCTCGCCGTGCTGACCGCCGACTGCACCCCGGTCCTGCTCGCCGATCCGGTCGCCGGGATCGCGGGGGCCGCGCATGCCGGACGGCCCGGCCTGGTCGCCGGGGTGGTCCCGGCGGTCGTCGAGGCCATGGTGGAGCAGGGGGCGGTGCCGGCCCGGATCGTCGCGTACACCGGACCGGCGATCTGCGGGCGGTGTTACGAGGTGCCCGAGGCGATGCGCTCCGATGTCGCCGCGGTGGTGCCCGAGGCCCGTGCGGTGACCGGCTGGGGCACGCCCGCGGTGGACGTCACCGCGGGGGTACGGGCCCAACTCGCCGCGGCGGGCGTGCGGGTGCGTGAGGATTCCCACATCTGCACTCGCGAATCCGCCGACCACTTCTCTTACCGGCGCGACCGTACGACCGGACGGCTCGCGAGCTATGTATGGCTGGGGGACACCCCCGGCCCGCGGCTGGGGGAGGCAGAGCTGTGA
- the murG gene encoding undecaprenyldiphospho-muramoylpentapeptide beta-N-acetylglucosaminyltransferase, whose translation MHVVLAGGGTAGHIEPALALADALRRQDPTVGITALGTEKGLETRLVPERGYELGLIPAVPLPRKPTPELITVPGRLRGTIKAAEQILERTKADCVVGFGGYVALPGYLAAKRLGVPIIVHEANARPGLANKIGSRYAKFVAVSTPDSKLRGARYVGIPLRRTIATLDRAAVRPEARAAFGLDPNLPTLLVSGGSQGARRLNEVTQAAVPALQRAGIQVLHAVGPKNELPHADNMPGMPPYVPVPYVDRMDLAYAAADMMLCRAGAMTVAELSAVGLPAAFVPLPIGNGEQRLNAQPLVNAGGGLLVDDAQLTPEWVQSSVLPVLADPHRLYEMSRAASEFGRRDADELLVGMVYEAIAQHNK comes from the coding sequence GTGCATGTCGTACTCGCCGGTGGGGGGACCGCCGGCCACATCGAGCCCGCGCTCGCCCTCGCGGACGCACTGCGGAGGCAGGACCCCACCGTGGGGATCACGGCACTCGGCACGGAGAAGGGCCTGGAGACCCGCCTCGTCCCGGAGCGCGGCTATGAGCTGGGTCTGATCCCGGCCGTGCCGCTGCCGCGCAAGCCCACCCCCGAGCTGATCACCGTCCCCGGGCGGCTGCGCGGCACGATCAAGGCCGCCGAGCAGATCCTGGAGCGCACCAAGGCCGACTGCGTCGTCGGCTTCGGCGGCTATGTGGCGCTGCCCGGCTACCTCGCCGCCAAGCGCCTCGGGGTGCCGATCATCGTCCACGAGGCCAACGCCCGCCCCGGCCTGGCCAACAAGATCGGCTCGCGGTACGCCAAGTTCGTCGCCGTCAGCACCCCCGACAGCAAGCTGCGTGGCGCCCGCTATGTCGGCATCCCGCTGCGCCGCACCATCGCCACCCTGGACCGTGCCGCGGTCCGCCCCGAGGCGCGGGCCGCCTTCGGGCTCGACCCCAACCTCCCGACCCTGCTGGTGTCCGGTGGTTCGCAGGGCGCCCGCCGGCTGAACGAGGTCACCCAGGCCGCCGTCCCCGCCCTCCAGCGCGCCGGGATCCAGGTGCTGCACGCGGTCGGTCCGAAGAACGAACTGCCGCATGCGGACAACATGCCCGGGATGCCCCCCTATGTCCCGGTACCGTACGTGGACCGGATGGATCTCGCGTACGCCGCGGCCGACATGATGCTCTGCCGCGCGGGCGCGATGACCGTCGCCGAGTTGTCCGCCGTCGGGCTGCCGGCCGCCTTCGTCCCGCTGCCCATCGGCAACGGCGAGCAGCGGCTCAACGCCCAGCCGCTGGTCAACGCCGGCGGGGGCCTGCTGGTCGATGACGCCCAGTTGACGCCGGAGTGGGTGCAGAGCAGCGTGCTCCCGGTCCTGGCCGATCCGCACCGGCTGTACGAGATGTCCCGCGCGGCCTCCGAGTTCGGCCGCCGCGACGCCGACGAGCTGCTGGTCGGCATGGTGTACGAGGCGATCGCGCAGCACAACAAGTAG
- a CDS encoding YggS family pyridoxal phosphate-dependent enzyme, whose translation MAGGHPRPAAGGGRAVTDDRKTQLAENLARVEERISAACARVGRPRDEVTLIVVTKTYPASDVRLLAELGVRQVAENRDQEAAPKAAECADLPLTWHFVGQLQTNKVRSVAGYAGIVQSVDRVRLVTALSKEAVRAGRELGCLIQVALDAEAGERGERGGVAPDGVGALAEAVAGAEGLRLDGVMTVAPLAGPYAGRELAAFGRLMEISSDLRAVHPAATMVSAGMSADLEEAVAAGATHVRVGTAVLGVRPRLR comes from the coding sequence ATGGCTGGGGGACACCCCCGGCCCGCGGCTGGGGGAGGCAGAGCTGTGACCGACGACCGCAAGACGCAACTGGCCGAGAACCTGGCCCGGGTGGAGGAACGTATCTCCGCCGCATGTGCCAGGGTCGGCCGGCCGCGTGACGAGGTGACCCTGATCGTGGTCACCAAGACCTACCCCGCGAGCGATGTCCGGTTGCTCGCGGAGCTGGGGGTGCGCCAGGTCGCGGAGAACCGTGATCAGGAGGCCGCACCCAAGGCCGCTGAATGCGCTGATTTGCCCCTTACTTGGCATTTTGTTGGGCAGCTACAGACCAACAAGGTGCGCTCTGTGGCCGGTTATGCCGGAATTGTGCAATCGGTCGACCGGGTCCGGCTCGTGACCGCACTCTCCAAGGAGGCGGTGCGTGCCGGGCGTGAACTGGGCTGTCTGATCCAGGTGGCGCTCGATGCGGAGGCGGGGGAGCGTGGCGAGCGCGGCGGGGTGGCGCCCGACGGGGTCGGGGCGCTGGCCGAGGCGGTCGCCGGGGCCGAGGGGCTGCGGCTGGACGGTGTGATGACCGTCGCCCCGCTGGCCGGGCCGTACGCCGGACGTGAACTCGCCGCATTCGGGCGGCTCATGGAAATCTCATCCGACCTGCGCGCGGTTCATCCTGCTGCCACCATGGTGTCCGCAGGCATGAGCGCGGACCTCGAAGAGGCCGTGGCGGCCGGGGCGACACATGTACGCGTCGGCACTGCGGTACTCGGAGTCCGACCACGGCTCCGGTAA
- a CDS encoding YggT family protein: protein MSVFGQVIYIALYCFLIVLIFRLVMDYVFQFARSWQPGKAMVVILEAAYTVTDPPLKLLRRVIPPLRLGGVALDLSFFVLMIIVFILITVVRSVLLV from the coding sequence ATGAGTGTCTTTGGTCAGGTGATCTACATCGCGCTGTACTGCTTCCTGATCGTGTTGATCTTCCGGCTGGTGATGGACTATGTCTTCCAGTTCGCCCGTTCATGGCAACCCGGCAAGGCGATGGTGGTCATTCTTGAGGCCGCCTACACTGTCACTGATCCGCCACTCAAGCTTCTGCGGCGGGTAATCCCGCCGCTGCGTCTCGGGGGCGTGGCGCTCGATCTGTCCTTCTTCGTATTGATGATCATCGTTTTCATCCTGATCACCGTCGTGAGGTCGGTGTTGTTGGTGTGA
- a CDS encoding DivIVA domain-containing protein: MPLTPEDVRNKQFTTVRLREGYDEDEVDAFLDEVEAELTRLLRENEDLRAKLAAATRAAAQNQQQQGLRKGPDQQQEQQQRPGSPVPAAISGPQPVPPQQQQGMGGPPQLPGGAPQLPPGPGGHGPGPQGPHGPGPMGPGGPMGGPMGGPGGPQLPGPGGQQGGPGGDSAARVLSLAQQTADQAIAEARSEANKIVGEARSRAEGLERDARAKADALERDAQEKHRVAMGSLESARATLERKVEDLRGFEREYRTRLKSYLESQLRQLENQADDSLAPPRTPAAASLPPSPSMASAGAGSMGGGNHTMGGGQQMGGNHSMAGQSNGGPSYGGQQQMSPAMTQPMAPVRPQSPQPMQQTPSPMRGFLIDEDDN, encoded by the coding sequence ATGCCGTTGACCCCCGAGGACGTGCGGAACAAGCAGTTCACGACCGTCCGCCTCCGAGAAGGCTATGACGAGGACGAGGTCGATGCCTTCCTCGATGAGGTCGAAGCCGAACTGACCCGGCTCCTGCGGGAGAACGAGGACCTTCGCGCCAAGCTGGCCGCTGCCACCCGCGCCGCCGCGCAGAACCAGCAGCAGCAGGGGCTGCGCAAGGGACCGGACCAGCAGCAGGAGCAGCAGCAGAGGCCCGGGTCTCCGGTGCCCGCCGCCATATCCGGTCCGCAGCCGGTCCCGCCGCAGCAGCAGCAGGGGATGGGTGGCCCTCCCCAACTGCCTGGTGGTGCACCGCAGCTGCCTCCTGGTCCCGGTGGCCACGGCCCCGGCCCGCAGGGCCCGCACGGCCCCGGTCCGATGGGTCCCGGCGGTCCCATGGGCGGACCGATGGGCGGTCCCGGCGGACCGCAGCTGCCCGGCCCCGGTGGCCAGCAGGGCGGCCCGGGCGGTGACAGCGCGGCGCGCGTGCTGTCGCTGGCACAGCAGACCGCCGACCAGGCGATCGCGGAGGCCCGTTCCGAGGCCAACAAGATCGTCGGCGAGGCGCGCAGCCGTGCCGAGGGCCTGGAGCGGGACGCCCGCGCCAAGGCCGACGCGCTGGAGCGGGACGCGCAGGAGAAGCACCGCGTGGCGATGGGTTCGCTGGAGTCGGCCCGCGCGACGCTGGAGCGCAAGGTCGAGGACCTGCGCGGCTTCGAGCGCGAGTACCGCACGCGGCTGAAGTCCTACCTGGAGAGCCAGCTGCGTCAGCTGGAGAACCAGGCGGACGACTCGCTGGCCCCGCCGCGGACCCCGGCGGCCGCTTCGCTGCCGCCGTCCCCGTCGATGGCGTCGGCCGGTGCCGGCAGCATGGGCGGTGGCAACCACACCATGGGTGGCGGCCAGCAGATGGGTGGCAACCACTCCATGGCCGGCCAGTCCAACGGTGGTCCGTCCTACGGCGGTCAGCAGCAGATGTCGCCGGCGATGACCCAGCCGATGGCTCCGGTGCGGCCGCAGAGCCCGCAGCCGATGCAGCAGACGCCGTCGCCGATGCGCGGCTTCCTCATCGACGAGGACGACAACTGA